One Ranitomeya variabilis isolate aRanVar5 chromosome 4, aRanVar5.hap1, whole genome shotgun sequence genomic window, CTGATGGATATCTCAAATTGTTATGGCACAAATATGTGCCTTCGTTCGTTAGTCATCGCTCAATATTGGAGTACGTTTATTTCACTATTTTAATATAGACACTTGTTGGGGACTTTTTTCAAAAAGGTACTGGTCAGTTGGAAAGTGTTATTTGAACAAAAACCTTATCTTATACCATCGAGGATTCTTCATTCCCACAATTGCAGCCCAGGTAACATGATATTTCCATTAAAGTAAACAATTTGCGTAACATCAGTTTAATCTTAGATATTTTGACCTTCCATGAAATTACACAGGGACAGCACATTGCATAGTGAGCATTTATTGAAGTGTTCAGATCATAACATATTAAAATAAATCTTAGGAAATCATCAGAAATGGATTGGTTTTATTTTTGCATTCTGAGCAGTTTATGGGTTTACAGGTTTTAGCTagaccaatgttatacaatttaTAGCTCCTGGGATACAAAAACTACCAGTATAACATATGTGAAGATGTTGCACATTCCGAAAAATAATGTTTGGTTTACATCTTAGTCTTTAATAAAGTCTCTCAACTCCCGTATGCAAAGCCAAGAAATAATATGGAACATGTTATACATTGTATAGTTCTATAACATTTGTGATTCCAAAAAATCAAAAGAAAATCAATAAATTGAATGTTTAATCATTAGATCATTCAATTTTATGAAAGGATCAGTACAGTTCAggagaaatctttttttttctgtaatcGCAATAGAGCCGCCAAAGATTGCTTTGCAGGCAGCACCAGTAATACAGCCTTTAACAGAATATTTAATACTCTTTACACCTGTAGACACAAAAACAACATGAATCATTAGGAAAAAAATGTTGTAGTAGCCATATTCTAATTACTTCATGCAGAAACATTTCTTTATTACACTATTAtatgctttattttttttattgtatctGCAGTGGGCAATAAAATGTCCACATACTTTAAGAAATATTTTACTCACCAAAAACTATTGCTTCCGCCCTATACTCAAAACATCTGTCCATGGCTCCAGTGCACTCCACCATGTGGTGACCTTTACATTCTTCCACAGTTTCCGTACAGTAGGCGGATGGACATAGTTTACCATTTGGTGTTGAATCATCTGTAGGAACTGGAGAAATAAATACAATTGTTTGCATTAAATATTATCGTTTAGTTATAACTCATGGTCAAGAAATTGTTAATATCATTCCTTTATGTGGCTACTTCTTTATGACTTTGGTTCCAATTCTCTACCACGTAAAAACAAAGTATGAGCCAAACACACAAGCAGCACAAATCTTTCGACTCGACTATgcaatttttgtttttgcgtttgttttttcctccccttcttccaagagccattgcTTTTCTTTCTTTCGTCAATAAAGCCATATgaagaattgatttttttttcgaGGTGACTTTCACTTTTTAATAACTTCGTTAAttgtatcatgtgatgcactggaaagtgggaaaaaaattccaagtgagttgaaattgcaaaaaaagggcaattccaaatttatttaccttgttcactgtatggtaaaactgacttggcaatatgattctctaaGTCAATAcaattaccacattttttttttatttaagttgtaAAAAAAGTTTAGAAATTTGTAAAGAAAAATAAATTCACTTCTATCACCATTTTtcgagacccgtaacattttcatttttcgggatatggggc contains:
- the LOC143768716 gene encoding phospholipase A2 inhibitor and Ly6/PLAUR domain-containing protein-like, whose amino-acid sequence is MKNLVALLCVISALVGSVLSSYRCMSGVSYNSTTCNVSEIECLAAGCMIVSQYFYINGTFLKSIYKGCANESICGLQGSVRYEHVIYRFYANCCSGNLCNTDGYDLPTDDSTPNGKLCPSAYCTETVEECKGHHMVECTGAMDRCFEYRAEAIVFGVKSIKYSVKGCITGAACKAIFGGSIAITEKKRFLLNCTDPFIKLNDLMIKHSIY